The nucleotide sequence AATACATGTGTTCAACAGACCACGTTTAACCAAAAGttctaaaattatttccttagccactcattcaacaaatatgtaaagGCTTTACAGTGTACCACTGAGGATATAGCAATAAATAATagacacagtctctatttttctgcAGCTCACATACAGTCTAGGAGGAAATCACAGACAATGCACAAGTAATTCCATAGGtgctaagagagagaaaggagaagtccAGGATGACACAAGAGGTTACAACAGCCAGACCTAACCAAAGCTGCGTGGGCAGGGAGAATACGGGCAGGTTTCCTAGACGATATGACTATTGGCCTAATACCAatgaattttctaaaaaaaaaaaaaaaaaaattaagcctgTTAAGCCTGGTGGAACAGCTTACCGGCGCTGGATCTGCCTTGCAAAATTGTTGCTGGAAGCTGAGCAGGGAAACTGGACTTCACTGTGCAGGGTAGCATTACGGAATAGGTCACAGAAGTTCTCAAAGAGCTCTAAAAGCTCATCTGACGTATTCTCAAACACAGCAATCACCTCTGTTGTCACCATATTGTACACCACAAAGAAAGACGCCTGCAGAAGAACAGAGAGAGCTATGGGACAGCTGGATATACTGCCGTGCCTTGGAAACTTATCACATGGTTGAAAATTCAAGTTACCTaagtaaaagaaacaaacacTTCTGCTCCAGCACTAGAGCAGAAACATGGCTCCAAGTGATTCTGGGAAAGGAGGAAGCCCCAGTGGGCTTCATCAACCAAGGGCCTCAGTGTCGCCAGATTTCCCACTCTATCTGTGCTGCTAGAATTACTGATCGGCCAGCATATATGTATAAAAAGGTTTTCAATCTTTCATTTCAGACTGTgcaaattcaatattttttcttcaaagtGTTTATTCCCTACTTGCTCCCCAAACCACCCTGAGATAAAAAACacttttctaaaatgccagatttaattttccttcctGCTGAGAAAGTGTTTTGCAGCCTGGAGCTGCCTATTGgcaaattattttctcttgtatATGTACAGTTGAAAGTTCAATTTAGGGGCAtttattttccctcttaatatttctAACATGCAGAGAGACGCCTGAAGTACATTGTGTCCTAAAACTTCCCAGGCAAGTTGTAACCAAGCAGGGTACTGCTGCTGAACAAACGAAAAATCAGAGAGgcactttccctttctttcttcataAGTGTTCGTTCAGCCAAGAGCAACTGTAAGATACATCTGAGATTTGTAGCAATTAAGATCAGAGGCGGAACCTGAAAAGCATTCAAATGCCCTAGATGGCAGAGTCACTGCTTTTTCTGAATGGGCCCCTGGGTGACTAACCGTCTTCCTTTAAATCCCCAACGCTCTGCTCAGCCTAACAACGAAACTCCAGGAACCCCTCGTTTTTGTCACAGTGAATGTGGCAGTGTTAATCAATCCGCAAGCTTCCAACAGGACTCTAGAAGTTTTTAAAACACTAGGATTAGTATTCCCCGACCTACAATTGAGTTTAAATCTCCATTAGTAATTTCTGGAGCCATTTGGCCCACCTATCTTACTAGTAATTAGTCCTTCCCAGAGCTTATCTTACAAGACTTTTGCGGTCACCTGGAAATTAAATTTGGCTGTAAATTAAAGAGACTGGAGGGTAACCTGAGAATAATACCCATAATATTAGCAAGGCTTTGTGTCTGGATGCACTTTTTACTCATTAACTTTATTGGAACTTATCAAATTAAactggggaaggagaggggaggacaACTAGTGCAGAGAGACTGGGTGTAAAGTTACCAACTCTGTAAGCAAAGTTCAGAGCCCTAGTCATGTTTCTAGCTTATTGTAGCTACCAAAAAGAAGTGGGTCATGTTTTAgcaaaggaaaaaaggataaTCTCAAGTACAACAATCACAGACAACTCATGCACTCCAAAATAAAAAGGTAATTATAGCTCAAACCTAAATAAAAGATTGACTCATATCCTTTCTGCAGACCTGGACAACACTTTGATCATATCAGGGCTTCACCAGGATCCATCATAATTATGTGAGTACAGAATTATACAAACATTTACTAGCCTCCCCTCTAGGGCTGACTGGGAAATACAGGTCAGGAGGGCACAGAGGTTAAGGGCTTCACCACCAATCTCCCATGGCGCATAAGATGAACTAGATGCTCACCTACGATGGCTCAATGGGTGACTTCATCAttgataagaagaaaaagaatccagAAAAAATTATCTCTAACCATatcactccctcctcctttttttttttttttggaatacaCAAGCTACGATTCCAAAGAAAAATGTTAGAAAACATTTACCATGGATGGCTGGTAAGGTCTTAGGAGACAAATGCCCTGTACAGTCTCTCTTAATGTAGAATCAGATACACGTCAACGGGAGACACCAGATTCAGCTGACTTCAGGGTTTACTGGTTTTGCTCTTTGTTTTGAATTTCCAAACTAGTACCTAAGGAGACCATCTGGAAACAGGAGAATGAGGGGCAAAGGTACAGACAACTAGGTCTCTTACTTGGTCAACACTGAAGTGGAGAGCTTCTCTAAGGGAAATGCCCAAATTACCCTGAATTTCAGCATGGTGTTTCAAGCCAAGAGGCTTAGAGGTTTCTGTGCTCTTACCACCACCTTATTCCCATTTGAGAAATGCCTCTCTCCCCTACCAAGATCTTTCACCCAAACAGAAAAACTCTCAGGACCTGCACTCCTGATGATTCGCTTGGGGGATCAGAAATTTTGGCTTCCTCTTGATCTTTTCACTGTTCTACAACCTATGTTCCAGCATGTGGGCAAGGTCAGGGTAAAGTCATAAAACTTAAAACTCTGTCAAATGAACTTACCTATTAGTAACTTGCTAAAGAAGACTTTGTGAAAAAGTATACTGACATTAACTATTTAAACAGGAAAGAGAGGCTACATTTTTAGAGGATGTTTTTGGATGGTGAGCTCATTCTCACTGCCAGAACTAAAGCAGTCAGACCAACAAGCAGTCTTACAAAATCAAGGGAGAATCATCCACTGGCAGTCCAAACGTTGACCGTGTAGCTAGCATTTGGGCTTCCATCTCGAGGGTAATGAAAATGCTCTGCAGAAGAACTAGGGCAATGACCACAGAGTTGACTAACCACATGTCAATGACTTGAGATTTAGCTTCCATTTGTCCAAATACATATATGTGGCCAGAAAAAAACAGAGCTGTCTTAAGTCTGAGCCCTGTGATAGCAAAAAATGTGTATTTCTGAGAAGTGGGCTATAGCAAAGACAGAAACCTTCCCATTTTACCAAGGAGACTGGAGGAGTAAAGGGGAGGAGAGCACCACATACCTGTGATGGATCTGTGACCCGCAGCGTTACTACATCCTCACTAGTATACTTGATAAACAGATGGTTTTCATCCAGAAGCTGCATTTTCCACATGCGCAGCTGCCGCAGTTGGTCAAAATACTGGAAAAAGCGCCTCTTGGCCATTGCACTACCATCCTGTTCTGCCCGGCGCCACAAGTATACGAGCAGCCGGTGTTTCAGGGAGTTGATGAAGGGATCTCTGAAAGGACTGGCCATGCCTGTCTGACTGTCCCGCTGTACCTCAGGGAAAACTGCTGACACAGTGAGGAGGTCATCTTCATAGCAGAAGCGGCCAATGGTCCTCACATCAATGAAAGTGCCTTCAGGAGTCACCTGGAAGACATGGATGGTCTGCTGCTGCACTGACAAGATGGCCAGGATGTTTTTGTACAAGTACAGCCCTTGGTTGTGTGACAGGACCACTTTATCACACTTGAAGGTGCGTGTGTCACATAAGCGGCCAGTGTGAAGGTCAATGATGTGGAGGGAATAGTCCTCCAGAGGGGACCGTGGGTTGGGGGTCACGGATTCACTGTTCCGATATACCTCATAAAAAGGTGGGTGAGGCTCGTCAGGGAGGTAGGCAGCTGAGCCCACGATGACACACCGGCAGTCGTCAGTGAAGAGGCTGCACTCCCGGTTCAGGTGCTCACCATTGGCCGCTACGTTGGTAATGTGCAGCAGGACAAAAAAGCGTTCAAAGAGCCGGCCGCGGATGTTGACTGACCGTTGGTCATTGCCATTGGACAGGATCTCCCCCTCATAGCCCTGCAGTAGGTCCTCGGCTGCCTGGCAGCCCTGGTACTCATAGATTTCGAGAGATGTCTGGTCTGAAGAGAAAGCAATAAAGTAGCGTCCATCAGGTGAGAATTTTCGCAAGAAACAAGGAGGCTTTTCAACATTGACGACTGTGAAGTTGGGGAAGACATTCTGGTGAAACACTCGGACCTGATGCCAGTGGGTGCCCGCCCTGCCTGAACTGATCCGCCGGCGTTCCAAGCGGTGAATGACGTTTTGGTTTTGGATTCTTCGAGGCTTGATGGTGGAAACATGATGATCCATCATCACATCTCTGCATGGAAAAGTAAAGTacaagttaagaaaataaaacaaaatttaccaAAACATAA is from Diceros bicornis minor isolate mBicDic1 chromosome 5, mDicBic1.mat.cur, whole genome shotgun sequence and encodes:
- the DET1 gene encoding DET1 homolog; this encodes MMDHHVSTIKPRRIQNQNVIHRLERRRISSGRAGTHWHQVRVFHQNVFPNFTVVNVEKPPCFLRKFSPDGRYFIAFSSDQTSLEIYEYQGCQAAEDLLQGYEGEILSNGNDQRSVNIRGRLFERFFVLLHITNVAANGEHLNRECSLFTDDCRCVIVGSAAYLPDEPHPPFYEVYRNSESVTPNPRSPLEDYSLHIIDLHTGRLCDTRTFKCDKVVLSHNQGLYLYKNILAILSVQQQTIHVFQVTPEGTFIDVRTIGRFCYEDDLLTVSAVFPEVQRDSQTGMASPFRDPFINSLKHRLLVYLWRRAEQDGSAMAKRRFFQYFDQLRQLRMWKMQLLDENHLFIKYTSEDVVTLRVTDPSQASFFVVYNMVTTEVIAVFENTSDELLELFENFCDLFRNATLHSEVQFPCSASSNNFARQIQRRFKDTIVNAKYGGHTEAVRRLLGQLPISAQSYSGSPYLDLSLFSYDDKWVSVMERPKTCGDHPIRFYARDSGLLKFEIQAGLLGRPINHTVRRLVAFTFHPFEPFAISVQRTNAEYVVNFHMRHCCT